The DNA window GCCCCAGCCGCCCCAGTGCGTCGGGGTGATCCGGGGGACGAACTCGGCGGAGACCACCTCCGCGAGGCGGATGGTACGGCGCGGCAGGCCGATGTGGCCGCAGCGGACCACGAGGGCCTCGGAGTCGACGGTGACGGCCACGTGCACGAAGGCGAGGGTGCCGTAGAGGATGAGCAGCCCGGCGGCGAGGCAGCCGACCACGGACATGAGCAGCGGAACGATGCCGTTGGTCCAGCTGTTGTCGACGGCGAGCTGGATGCCGAGCGCCAGACAGGCCGCACCGGCCGCTGCGAGCAGCCACTGCGCGCGGTTCGAGGCCCGGCCCGTCCAGAGCGGACCCGGGGGGTGACCGGTCATGAGCAGCAGCGTACTCACGTTCCTCATGAACGCCACCGCCTCTCGCCCGGCCGGTCGATGCAGGGAGCGCCTGCCCAGGGTTGACCTGAACCAAACTTGAGGTTCTACGGGTCGAGGGCCCGTTCACCGCCCCCACGGCCCTCTCGGTCGCGCCGCGTCCGCCGGGTCAGGCCCCGCCCGGGAGGAGGCCCACCAGTGCGTCGCGCAGGGCCGGGCGGCGGGCCGTCACGAAGCGGTGCAGGGTCCGGGAGCCGAAGGCGACCCGCTGGGCGCTGCGGCGCCGCTCGGCGTCGTACGCGCGCAGGGCGGCGGGGAGTCCGGCCGGCGCGGCCGCGGCACTCCCGGCGACGGCGCGGGCCAGCGCCTCGGCGTCGAGCAGGGCGGTGCAGGCGCCCTGGCCGAGGTTGGGGGTCATGGCGTGGGCGGCGTCCCCGACGAGGGCCACCCGGCCGTCCGCGACGAAGGCGGGCAGCGCGGGGTACAGGTGGCGCATCTCGTAGCGGATCCAGGTCGCGGGGTCGGTCTCCGCCAGGACCCGCGGGATCGGGTCGTGCCAGCCGGCGAAGGCGTCCCGCAGCGCCTCCGCGGTGGTGGCCTCGGGGACGGTGGCGTACCAGTTGGTGCGGCCGGGCCCGACGGGGGTCATGCCGAAGAAGCGGCCCTCGCCCCAGGTCTCTCCGTACAGGCCGGTCTCGAACCCGGCGATGCCGATCCAGGCGACGGATCCGATCGCGCGGGGGCCGCTGGTCCGGCCGAAGTACGCGGTGCGCACAGCGCTGTTGATGCCGTCGGCGCCGACGACGAGGTCGGCCTCCAGGTCCGCCGGGTCGGTGAGGCGGTGCCCGTAGACGATCTGCGCACCGCCGGTGCGGTCGAGCGCGGCGAGCAGGGCGTCGATCAGGCGCGGCCGCGAGATGAGCAGTTCGGGCCGGCCCGCCTTGCGCTCGATCCGTTCGAGGGGGAGCGCGGCCAGCACCGTGCCGTCGGGGCGCCGGATCCGCGCCTCGCGGTAGGGGACGGCGTGCTCCCGCAGCACCTCGCCGAGACCGAGCCGTTCGAGCGCGGACTGCGCGGTGGGGTGGATGCCGAAGGCGGTTCCGTAGCGTTCGAGCGCGGTGCGGCCCTCCAGCACGGCCACCGCCCAGCCCGCGCGCCGCAGGCCGATGGCGGTGGCCAGGCCGCCTACGCCCGCGCCCACCACGACGGCCTTCTTCCCGTTCCGCATGACCGCCCCCTTCACCACCACGACCACCACAGCCGTGGTACTACGCCTGTGGTACCACGGCTGTGGTTATGCTGGCAAGGTGAATGCGGACATGGAGAGCGCGGGCCGAGTGAACGCCGGCAGGGTGAATCAGGACCGGCGGGACCGGCTGCGGGACGCGGCCGTCGCCGTTCTGTCGGACATGGGCGGGCGCGGACTGACGCACCGGGCCGTCGACGCGGCGGCCGGCGTGCCGACGGGCACGGCCAAGAACTACTTCCCGACCCGCGACGCGCTGCTGCGCGCGGTGGCCGAGCGCAGCCTGGAGCAGTACCGGGCGGTCGCCGCCGCCCTGGCGGGGGCCGGGCCCGGACCGTCCGACGCGGAGGAGCTCGCGGCGCTGCTCGCGGGGCTGCTGCGGGACGTGGCCGGACCGGGCCGGGCCCGGACGCTGGCCTACCTGGAGCTCCAGACCGAGGCGACGCGGCGGCCGTGGCTGGCCGGGCTGCTGGACCCGATCGCCGCCTCGGATTTCGCGGCGTTCACGCACCTGCTGAGCGGCGCCGGGCTGCCGGCCGGCCCGGAGCAGGTCCGCGCGCTCACGCTCGCCCTGCACGGGGCCCTCCCCCACCTCCTGGCCGGCGCACCGGCCACCCTGGCTGCGGCCGGGTTGGACGACCTGGACTCCTTCACGTGCGACCTCCTGTCAGCCGTCCACCCCGAGGAGCCGGCCCGATGACCACGACGACCACGACGACCACCCGGGCCGACCGCGCCGTCGGCGCCGTGCTGGGCTCGGCGGCCGGCGACGCGCTGGGGGCGCCGTACGAGTTCGGCCCGCCGGGACAGTTCGGCGAGCGCGGCGAGGAGATGCTCGGAGGCGGCGGCTGGGATCCGGGCGAGGCCACGGACGACACGCAGATGGCGGTCCTGGTCGGCGAGTCCCTGCTGGAGCACGGCGGCCTCGAACTGCCCGACATCTTCGGCCGGTTCCAGCAGTGGGCCGCCGGCCGGCCCAAGGACATCGGGCTCCAGACCGAGGACGTCCTGACCAACGGCGAGCCGTGGGACCGGGCCGCGGCACTGCACTTCCGGATCAACGCCCGGGCGGCGGGCAACGGTTCGCTGATGCGCGCGGCCACCTCGGCCGTGTACTTCGCGGGCGCCGGGCGCGAGGGGACCATGGACGCCGCCCGGCGCATCGCGGCGCTGACGCACGGGGACCGGGCTGCCTGGGAGGGTACGGCCGTCCTGCACGAGCTGGTCAGGGTGGCCCTGGACGGCGCCGATCCGCTGGCCGCGCTCCCCGCGACGCTCGACGCGGTGCATCCCCGCCACCGCGAGCGCTACGCCGTGGTGCTGGACCCCGCCTGGCACCCGGACCTGGCCACCGAGTTCAACGGAGCGGTGTGGCCCTGCCTGGGCTCGGCGGTGTGGGCCCTGCGCACGACCTCCGGCTTCGCGGAGGCGGTACGGGCCGCCGTGGACCTGGGCGGCGACACCGACACGGTGGCCGCGGTGACCGGCGCCCTGGCCGGGGCCCGCTACGGAGAACAGGCCATCCCCGACCACTGGACGAAGCCGCTCCACGTCCCACTCCCCGGCTTCGGCACCCGCGTCCTCCACGCGGACACCCTCCGCACGCTGGCCCGCCGCCTGGCATCGGAAGCCGACGCGTAGCACCCCACGGCGGGGCGCGGCCGCGCCGAGCGCCCGCGGGGCTCCCCTCCGGCGAAGCCACACGGGCCAGTCCGGCCCGGCGGCCGCCCCGCGCAACGGCGTCGACCAAGGCCGGGGCGGGGCGGCGGGAGCCCCCGTCCGGCGGAGCCCTGCCGGTCAGCCCGGGGCGGCGGTCGCCTGCGGCAGGGGGGCGGCGTCAGCCGACGGTGGCGTCAGCCGACGGTGGCGTCGCGGCCCGCGAGCAGGCGGCCCTCCGCGTAGCCGAGAGCCGCGCCCGGGAGCGCGCCGAGGCGGCCGCTGCGCAGGACGGTCAGGCCCCCGGTGGCCGGCAGGCCCGGCTCGGGCCGGGCGCCGATCCGGCGCAGCGCCTGGACGGCGACCGCCTCGGCGGATCCGTGGAAGAGCAGCTTCGCCCCCTGCGTCCGCGCGGCCAGCGCGGCCCGGATGGCGGTCTCGACCAGCTCGTAGTGCGTGCAGCCGAGCACCACGTCGGTGACGTCGGCCGGGGTCAGCGCCGCGGCCGCGGCCACGGTGGCCGCCACCGCGTCGTCGTCGGCGGCCTCCACCGCGTCGGCCAGGCCGGGGCACGGCACCTCCGTGACCCGGGCCCCGGCGGCGAACTCGCCGATCAGGCCCCGCTGGTAAGGGCTGCCGGTGGTGGCCGGGGTGGCCCAGATGGCCACGCGCCCGCCGGCGGCCGCGGCCGGCTTGATGGCGGGCACGGTCCCGATGACCGGGATTCCCGGCTCCAGTTCCGCCCGGAGGGGCGGCAGGCTGTGCACGGAGGCGGTGTTGCAGGCGACGATCAGCGCGTCGGGGCGGTGCGCGGCGGCGGCACGGGCGACGTCGAGCGCGCGTCCGGTGAGGTCGGCGGGCGTCCGCGGACCCCAGGGCATGCCGTCGGGGTCGGAGGACAGGACCAACTCCGCATCGGGCCGCAGCCGCCGCACCGCCGCGGCCGCCGCGAGAAGGCCGATTCCGGAGTCCATGAGCGCGATCTTCACCCGCCCACCTTAGTCGACGCCCCCGCCGAACCACCCGGAAGGGCCGCCTCCACCACCGAGAACCGGCCTGCCGCAAACCCCGCCGCGCGGCCACCACCGGCACCGGCTCTGGTGACACCACCCGCCGACCGACCGGATGCGGTGGCGCAGGGCCTCGTCCCGGGTGGACTCGGCCACCACCGCCATCAGGGCCGTACGGGCCTGCGGCCCCGCTGCGTCCGTCACCCGGCACTGTTCCTCCGACCGCCCCGAACATCCACACCCACCCGCCCACGACGAGACCCCGCCACGGGGATGCCACCGCCCGGCCCGGATCCCGCACACCCCCGCCGCGGCCATGCGCCACCCGACATCGCACGGCCATGGAAGAACACGCCCGCACCGCCCAAGGCCGCCCGGCACCGCACCACCATCCCGCCCCGCGCCGACCCGGCCCGCCCCGCCACCACACGAGGGATCCGGGACCCGGCCCCGGCCCGCCGGCCCGACACCGGGACCCCGCGCGAGCGACCGGCCGCCACGCGGGCTCCGCGTGCGGATGCGCGACACGCCCCGCAGGGCCCGGCACACTGCCGCCATGGGCACCCTCTTCGCCGCCTGTGCGGCCTACGCCTCACTCGCCGCCTGGCTCTGGCTCACGCTCGCCCAGGGCATGTTCTGGCGTACCGACGTCCGACTCCCGCCGCGCACCGCCCCCGCCCGCTGGCCGTCCGTCGCCGTGGTCGTCCCGGCCCGGGACGAGGCCGAGGTACTGCCCCGGAGCCTGCCCTCGCTCCTCGCCCAGGACTATCCCGGCGAGGCCGAGGTGATCCTGGTCGACGACGGCAGCACCGACGGCACCGGCGCCCTCGCCGAGCGCCTGGCCCGCGAGCAGCCCGGGCTCCCGCTCACCGTCACCTCCCCCGGCGACCCGGCCCCCGGCTGGACCGGCAAGCTCTGGGCCCTGCGCCACGGCATCGCGCTCGCCCGTACCGCGCACCCCACCGAGCCCGACTACCTGCTCCTCACCGACGCGGACATCGCGCACGAGCCCGACAGTCTGCGCGAGCTGGTCTCCGCCGCCACCTCCGCCGACCTCGACCTGGTGTCCCAGATGGCGCGGCTGCGCGTCGTCGGCGTGTGGGAGCGGCTCGTCGTACCCGCCTTCGTGTACTTCTTCGCCCAGCTCTACCCCTTCCGCCGGATCAACCGCCCCGGCGCCCGCACCGCGGCGGCCGCCGGCGGCTGCGTCCTGCTGCGCACCGAGGCCGCCGTCCGCGCGGGCGTGCCCGACGCCATCCGGCAGGCCGTCATCGACGACGTGTCACTGGCCCGCGCCGTCCGGCGTTCCGGCGGCCGGATCTGGCTCGGGCTGGCGGAGCGGGTCGACAGCGTGCGCCCGTACCCCGCGCTCGGGGACCTGTGGCGGATGGTCTCGCGCAGCGCCTACGCGCAGCTGCGCCATCAGCCGCTCCTGCTCGCCGGGACGGTCGCGGGGCTGGTGCTCGTCTACCTCGTGCCGCCGGCCGCCCTGCTGTCCGGGCTCGCCTCCGGGCGGCCGGCCCTCGCGTGGGCCGGCGGCCTGGCCTGGCTGCTGATGGCGGGCACGTACCTGCCGATGCTGCGGTACTACCGACAGCCCGCCGCACTCGCTCCGCTCCTTCCGTTCACGGCGCTGCTGTACCTGCTGATGACCGTCGACTCGGCCGTCCAGCACTACCGGGGGCGCGGCGCGGCGTGGAAGGGCCGTACCTATGCCCGCCCCAGCGACGCCTGAAACGGCGAACTGCTGCCCGAAACAACGTCATCCGAGGTCACCGGCTTGTGACGCTGCGTCAACACCAAGTCGGTGCACTGCACAACCAGTAGGTACGAGTGCGTACAAGACGGGGTGGAAGTGGTGAATCGTGCACCTGGACGTCAACGGAAAGGCGAGGCGCTGACCTGCGAATATGCAGGTCAGGGCGGTGTTGGCGACACCTCGCTATGGACCCGGTGAAGTCGTGGGCTTAACTTAGGTCCCATGACCTCCCCCCGCTCCACTTATGGCGGCGGTTACTACTCCGCGCCCTCCTTCCCGGACACCCCCATCTACGACTCGCTCGTCGCCGAACGCGGCACTCCGCAGATCGCCCCGATCCGCGTCCCGGCCGCCTACGAGTCGCCGAGCGCCGGGTATTCGAGCGGTGGGTACCTGCCGGCCCTCGCGTCGTCCCTCCCGGCGCTGCCCCCGGCGATGCCGCAACAGCAGGCCCCGGCGTACGGGTACCCCTACCAGCAGCAGGCCGCGCCGCAGCCGATGCCGCTGCAGCACGCGCCCGCGCCCTACATCCCCCAGCAGCAGCAACAGCCGGCCCGCGGCGCGTTCGTACCGCAGCACCAGCCGCAGCAGCAGCCCCGACCGGCCGCCATGGCCACCGGGTACGAGGCCATGCGTCCGGCCGCGCCGCGCCCGATGCCGGCTCCCGCGCCGGTGCCGGCCGCCGGGTACGAGGATCCGTACGGCCGCCCGTACCAGGGGCGCGGCTACTGACCGACCCGCGGATATCCGCTGGGGCCGCGGAGGGGGCGACTGGCAGGATGCCCTCATGTCGAACTTGCACGTCCAGGCGCTTCACGTCCATCCCGTCAAATCGGTGGCGGGGACCGCTCCCGACGAGGTGGCCGTGGAGCCCTGGGGCCTGTCCGGGGACCGCCGGTGGGCACTGGTCGACGCGTGGGGCACGGTCATCACCCAGCGCCAGCAGCCGCGGCTGGCCCTGGCCGCGGCACGTCCGGCGGGCGGGGGCGCGATCGGACTGTCGGCGCCCGGCATGCCGGAGCTGGTCGTGGAGGTGCCCGGACCGGGGCCGTTGGAGCCGGTCCTGCTGTTCGGGAAGAAGGTCGAGACCGCGGTCGCGGCGAGCGCGGCGGCCGACTGGTTCAGCGCGTACCTCGGGGTGCCGGTACGGCTGGTGCACCTGGACGATCCGGCCGTGCGGCGGCCCGTGGACCCGGAATACGCCCTGCCGGGCGAGACGGTGAGCCTGGCCGACGCCTACCCCCTGCTCCTCACGACCCTGGCCTCGCTGGACGCGCTCAACGCCCTGATCGCGCGGGGTGACCATGCCGCGGAGGGGCCGCTGCCCATGAACCGCTTCCGGCCCAACGTGGTGGTGGCCGGGGCCGAGGCGTGGGCGGAGGACGGCTGGCGGCGCATCGCGATCGGCGGCGCCGTGTTCCGCGGGGTCCGGGAGTGCGGGCGGTGCGTCGTCACCACCACCGACCAGCGCACGGCGGAGCGGGGCAAGGAGCCGCTGAAGTCCCTTGCCGCGCACCGGCGGATCGGCAAGTCCCTGGCCTTCGGCCGACAGCTGGTGCCGGTGCGGCTGGGCACAGTACGCGTCGGCGACAAGGTCCGCGTCCTGGAATGACACCTTCGAGGGGCTCCGCCCCTCGACTGGAACCACCGGTGCGACCACACCGTTGGATCAGTCAGGACAGGACGGATGGCTGGCGTACGTAGGGGGAGCCGGACCGTGTGGACAGCAATGGGAGTGTGGCGCTGGCGGCGCAATCCGCTGCGCCGGCCGACCGATCTCTTCGAGGCGTGGGTGGCGTTCGCGGCGCTGCTGTGCGTCCTGCTGGTGGCGCCGGCCATCGGCTGCGTCGCGGGCATACAGGTGGACGGGACGCTGCAGCGGGCCGCGCTCGCCCAGCGGCAGGAGCGGCACCTCGTGCCCGCGGTCGTGGTCCGGCCGGCCGCGGAGCCGGCCGCCGATCCCCCGGCGCAGCGGACGGCCCCGTCCCGGACCCAGGTGGTCGCCGCGTGGACCGCCCCCGACGGCAGCAGCCACCAGGGGACGGTGCCGGCCGCCGAGGAACCTCCGCGCGCCGGCGAGCAGTTCCGGATATGGACCGATGCCCGCGGCCGGGTGGTCGGACAGCCCCTCGACCCGTCCGTGGCGGCGCTGCACGCGGCGGTCGCGGGCCTGGCCGCCGCAAGCGCGGCGGCCGCGCTGGCCGAGACGGTCCGCCGCCTGGTCGTACGAAGGCTGGTGCATCGGCGGTACATACGCCTGGACCGCGCGTGGGCGGCGGCGTGGCCGGACTGGGGCCGGGCGGGCGCGGGCAGTTGACCTGGCAACTCACGGGCCCCGCGCGCGCTACGGTGGACCGGCCAGACCAGACCGGCCGCATCGGCGGCCCGGCGAGTACGAGGGTGGGGGCACGACAGCACCATGGCTCAGGGCACGGTCCAGGTGACGCACGGCGGGGCCTCGCGCTGGCGGCGCCGCTCCGGTGAGTATCCGACGCTGGCCGCGGCCCTGGCCGTCGCGGGTGACGGGGACGTCCTGTCCATCTCCCCCGGCACCTACCGGGAGAACCTGGTGCTGAACCACGCCGTGACCCTGCGCGGGCCCGAGGGCGGGCTGGGGTCGGTGCGCATCGCCCCGCCCGACGGGGTCCCGCTGACCGTGCGCGCCTCGGCCGTGGTGCAGGACCTGCACCTGGAGGGACAGGACCGGGCGGCTCCCGCGCTGCTGGTGGAGGACGGCGCCCCCGAACTCACCGACTTGCGGGTGAGCACCCGCTCGGCGGCCGGTATCGAAGTGCGCGGCAGCGGGGCCCGGCCCCTGGTGCGGCGGTGCACCGTGGAGAATCCGACCGGCGTCGGCATCGCCGTACTGGACGGCGGCGGCGGGGTGTTCGAGGAATGCGAGGTCGTGGCCGCCGGGCAGACCGGGATCTCGGTGCGTGGCGGCGGCCGCCCGCGCCTGGAGCGCTGCCGGATCCACCACGCCACGGGCGCGGGCATCGGCGTCACCGGTGAGGGCTCGGGGCTGGAGGCGCTGGGCTGCGAGGTGTACGAGATCAAGGGCAGCGGGGTGCAGGTCGCCGCCCGCGCCACGGCCCGGCTCACGGACTGCTCGGTGCACCGCACCTCCGCCGACGGGGTCACGCTCGACACCGACGCGGCCCTCACCCTGGCCGGCTGCGACATCCACGACATCCCCGAGAACGCCGTCGACCTGCGGTCCCGTGCGGTGCTCACGCTGAGCCGGACGACGGTGCGCCGCTTCGGTCGCAACGGACTGTCGGTGTGGGACCCGGGGACCAGGGTCGACGCCGAGTCCTGCGAGATCCACGACAGCACGGGCGACTATCCGGCGGTGTGGGTCAGCGACGGCGCCACCGCCTCCCTCGACTCCTGCCGGGTCCACGACGTGCCGGACGCGCTGTTCGTGTTGGACCGGGGTTCGCGGGTCGACGTCGTCGACAGCGACCTGTCCCAGGTGCGCAACACCGCGGTGTCGGTGAGCGACGGGGCCACCGCGCAGCTCGACGACTGCCGGATCCGCGAGGCCGCCACCGGGGCGTGGTTCCGCGACCACGGCAGCGGCGGCACGCTCGCCAACTGCACCATCGACGCCGTGCAGACCGGTGTGATCGTCACCAAGGGCGCCGATCCCACCGTGGAGCGGTGCACGGTCACCTCGCCCGCCGAATCCGGCTTCTACGTGTCGGCGGGCGGCCGCGGCAGCTTCACGGCCTGCCGGGTGACGGGCAGTGCCGGCTTCGGGTTCCACATCCTCGACGGCTGCCGCACCAGCCTCGCCCGCTGCCACACCGAGCGCTGTGCGCGCGGGGGGTACGAGTTCCCGGAGGAGGGGCCGGTCGCCGAGGGCTGCACGGGCGACGGGTCCGGCCTGCGCGCCCAGGCGGCCGCGGACGGGGCCGGGGCCCTCGCCGGGGCGCGGGCAGAGTTGCGTACGGCGGGCGCGGCGCAAAGCCCCGTACCGCAGGCGGCGGAGGTCCCGGTGGCGCGGTCGGCGGACGCGGCGGACGGTCGGGACGGCGGCCCGGCGGCGGCCCGGGGCTCGGGCGAGGTGCTGGGTCAGCTCGACGCGCTGGTCGGCCTGGACAGCGTCAAGCGCGAGGTGCGGGCGCTCACCGACATGATCGAGGTGGGGCGGCGTCGGCAGCAGGCGGGCCTCAAGGCGGCTTCGGTGCGCAGGCACCTCGTCTTCACCGGCTCCCCCGGCACGGGCAAGACCACGGTCGCCCGGCTGTACGGGGAGATCCTCGCCTCCCTGGGCGTGCTGGAGCGCGGGCACCTGGTGGAGGTGTCCCGGGTGGACCTGGTCGGCGAGCACATCGGGTCCACGGCGATCCGTACGCAGGAGGCCTTCGACCGGGCGCGCGGCGGGGTCCTGTTCATCGACGAGGCCTACGCGCTGGCGCCGGAGGACTCCGGCCGGGACTTCGGGCGCGAGGCGATCGACACCCTGGTGAAGCTGATGGAGGACCACCGGGACGCGGTGGTGGTGATCGTCGCCGGGTACACGGCGGAGATGGACCGGTTCCTGACCGTGAACCCGGGCGTCGCCTCCCGCTTCTCCCGGACCATCACCTTCGGCGACTACGGGCCCGAGGAGCTGCTGCGGATCGTGGAGCAGCAGGCGGAGGAGCACGAGTACCGGCTCGGGGAGGGCACGGCCGAGGCCCTGCTGGGCTACTTCACGGAGCTGCCCAAGGGCCCGGCGTTCGGCAACGGCCGCACGGCGCGCCAGACCTTCGAGTCGATGGTCGAACGGCACGCGGGGCGGGTGGCCCAGCTGCGGGAGCCGAGTACGGACGAGCTCACCCTGCTGTTCCCGGCGGATCTGCCGGCCCAGCCGGCGCCTTGCTGAGCCGCTGACCGGGTACGCCGGGACCGGGTACTCCCCCGGCTCCCGCGGGGCGCGGCCCACGGCCCCGCGCCGCTTGGTCCAGGCGCGCGAGCAGGGCGTCGCGCTCGGCGGCGAAGACGGGGTCGGCCTGGTAGTCGGAGTGGCCGAGGATCGGCGCGGGCAGCGGATGCCGGGGGCTGCGGCCGTAGGCCACGGGGTCGGCGAGCGGGCCGCGGTCGACGCCCTGCGGGGCGCCGGGGAGCACCGGCCCGCCGATGGGGTCCGTGGCCCGCCACAGGTTGCGCCAGCAGTCCACCTCGCGGTGGAGCGCGGTGAGCGGACCCGGGCCGAAGTAGGCCGGAAACCAGCGGCCGTAGAGCCGGCCCAGCGGGGACCCGTAGGTGAGCAGGGCGACCCGACGGCGGACGGGCGACGGCAGCTGCCAGACGGCCGCGGCGGCGAGCACGCTGCCCTGGGAGTGGCCGGAGATCACCAGGCGTCCCCCGGTGTGCCCGGTCCAGCCGGTCATCCGCCAGGTCAGGTCGGGGACGGCGCGCTCGGCGTAGCAGGGCGGTGCGAAGGGGTGCGCGGCGCGCGGCCAGAAGGTGCCGACGTCCCACAGGATGCCGATGGTGCGGCGGGCGGCGGGGTCCCGGTAGGCGCGCCGGCCCCAGGTGACGAACAGGACGAAGCCGAAGCCGATGAGCCAGGACCCG is part of the Streptomyces subrutilus genome and encodes:
- a CDS encoding FAD-dependent oxidoreductase, with protein sequence MRNGKKAVVVGAGVGGLATAIGLRRAGWAVAVLEGRTALERYGTAFGIHPTAQSALERLGLGEVLREHAVPYREARIRRPDGTVLAALPLERIERKAGRPELLISRPRLIDALLAALDRTGGAQIVYGHRLTDPADLEADLVVGADGINSAVRTAYFGRTSGPRAIGSVAWIGIAGFETGLYGETWGEGRFFGMTPVGPGRTNWYATVPEATTAEALRDAFAGWHDPIPRVLAETDPATWIRYEMRHLYPALPAFVADGRVALVGDAAHAMTPNLGQGACTALLDAEALARAVAGSAAAAPAGLPAALRAYDAERRRSAQRVAFGSRTLHRFVTARRPALRDALVGLLPGGA
- a CDS encoding TetR/AcrR family transcriptional regulator; amino-acid sequence: MNQDRRDRLRDAAVAVLSDMGGRGLTHRAVDAAAGVPTGTAKNYFPTRDALLRAVAERSLEQYRAVAAALAGAGPGPSDAEELAALLAGLLRDVAGPGRARTLAYLELQTEATRRPWLAGLLDPIAASDFAAFTHLLSGAGLPAGPEQVRALTLALHGALPHLLAGAPATLAAAGLDDLDSFTCDLLSAVHPEEPAR
- a CDS encoding ADP-ribosylglycohydrolase family protein; its protein translation is MTTTTTTTTRADRAVGAVLGSAAGDALGAPYEFGPPGQFGERGEEMLGGGGWDPGEATDDTQMAVLVGESLLEHGGLELPDIFGRFQQWAAGRPKDIGLQTEDVLTNGEPWDRAAALHFRINARAAGNGSLMRAATSAVYFAGAGREGTMDAARRIAALTHGDRAAWEGTAVLHELVRVALDGADPLAALPATLDAVHPRHRERYAVVLDPAWHPDLATEFNGAVWPCLGSAVWALRTTSGFAEAVRAAVDLGGDTDTVAAVTGALAGARYGEQAIPDHWTKPLHVPLPGFGTRVLHADTLRTLARRLASEADA
- a CDS encoding glutamate racemase, whose protein sequence is MKIALMDSGIGLLAAAAAVRRLRPDAELVLSSDPDGMPWGPRTPADLTGRALDVARAAAAHRPDALIVACNTASVHSLPPLRAELEPGIPVIGTVPAIKPAAAAGGRVAIWATPATTGSPYQRGLIGEFAAGARVTEVPCPGLADAVEAADDDAVAATVAAAAALTPADVTDVVLGCTHYELVETAIRAALAARTQGAKLLFHGSAEAVAVQALRRIGARPEPGLPATGGLTVLRSGRLGALPGAALGYAEGRLLAGRDATVG
- a CDS encoding glycosyltransferase, whose translation is MGTLFAACAAYASLAAWLWLTLAQGMFWRTDVRLPPRTAPARWPSVAVVVPARDEAEVLPRSLPSLLAQDYPGEAEVILVDDGSTDGTGALAERLAREQPGLPLTVTSPGDPAPGWTGKLWALRHGIALARTAHPTEPDYLLLTDADIAHEPDSLRELVSAATSADLDLVSQMARLRVVGVWERLVVPAFVYFFAQLYPFRRINRPGARTAAAAGGCVLLRTEAAVRAGVPDAIRQAVIDDVSLARAVRRSGGRIWLGLAERVDSVRPYPALGDLWRMVSRSAYAQLRHQPLLLAGTVAGLVLVYLVPPAALLSGLASGRPALAWAGGLAWLLMAGTYLPMLRYYRQPAALAPLLPFTALLYLLMTVDSAVQHYRGRGAAWKGRTYARPSDA
- a CDS encoding DUF6643 family protein — translated: MTSPRSTYGGGYYSAPSFPDTPIYDSLVAERGTPQIAPIRVPAAYESPSAGYSSGGYLPALASSLPALPPAMPQQQAPAYGYPYQQQAAPQPMPLQHAPAPYIPQQQQQPARGAFVPQHQPQQQPRPAAMATGYEAMRPAAPRPMPAPAPVPAAGYEDPYGRPYQGRGY
- a CDS encoding MOSC domain-containing protein, whose amino-acid sequence is MSNLHVQALHVHPVKSVAGTAPDEVAVEPWGLSGDRRWALVDAWGTVITQRQQPRLALAAARPAGGGAIGLSAPGMPELVVEVPGPGPLEPVLLFGKKVETAVAASAAADWFSAYLGVPVRLVHLDDPAVRRPVDPEYALPGETVSLADAYPLLLTTLASLDALNALIARGDHAAEGPLPMNRFRPNVVVAGAEAWAEDGWRRIAIGGAVFRGVRECGRCVVTTTDQRTAERGKEPLKSLAAHRRIGKSLAFGRQLVPVRLGTVRVGDKVRVLE
- a CDS encoding Rv1733c family protein — encoded protein: MWTAMGVWRWRRNPLRRPTDLFEAWVAFAALLCVLLVAPAIGCVAGIQVDGTLQRAALAQRQERHLVPAVVVRPAAEPAADPPAQRTAPSRTQVVAAWTAPDGSSHQGTVPAAEEPPRAGEQFRIWTDARGRVVGQPLDPSVAALHAAVAGLAAASAAAALAETVRRLVVRRLVHRRYIRLDRAWAAAWPDWGRAGAGS
- a CDS encoding right-handed parallel beta-helix repeat-containing protein → MAQGTVQVTHGGASRWRRRSGEYPTLAAALAVAGDGDVLSISPGTYRENLVLNHAVTLRGPEGGLGSVRIAPPDGVPLTVRASAVVQDLHLEGQDRAAPALLVEDGAPELTDLRVSTRSAAGIEVRGSGARPLVRRCTVENPTGVGIAVLDGGGGVFEECEVVAAGQTGISVRGGGRPRLERCRIHHATGAGIGVTGEGSGLEALGCEVYEIKGSGVQVAARATARLTDCSVHRTSADGVTLDTDAALTLAGCDIHDIPENAVDLRSRAVLTLSRTTVRRFGRNGLSVWDPGTRVDAESCEIHDSTGDYPAVWVSDGATASLDSCRVHDVPDALFVLDRGSRVDVVDSDLSQVRNTAVSVSDGATAQLDDCRIREAATGAWFRDHGSGGTLANCTIDAVQTGVIVTKGADPTVERCTVTSPAESGFYVSAGGRGSFTACRVTGSAGFGFHILDGCRTSLARCHTERCARGGYEFPEEGPVAEGCTGDGSGLRAQAAADGAGALAGARAELRTAGAAQSPVPQAAEVPVARSADAADGRDGGPAAARGSGEVLGQLDALVGLDSVKREVRALTDMIEVGRRRQQAGLKAASVRRHLVFTGSPGTGKTTVARLYGEILASLGVLERGHLVEVSRVDLVGEHIGSTAIRTQEAFDRARGGVLFIDEAYALAPEDSGRDFGREAIDTLVKLMEDHRDAVVVIVAGYTAEMDRFLTVNPGVASRFSRTITFGDYGPEELLRIVEQQAEEHEYRLGEGTAEALLGYFTELPKGPAFGNGRTARQTFESMVERHAGRVAQLREPSTDELTLLFPADLPAQPAPC